In Terriglobia bacterium, the genomic window CGGGATACTCCATTCTGCCTATACAAACCAGTATCCCTATCCCGCGGCTGGTCTTCTTATCCGATGTCGTCGTTCTGAGGGTGAGAATCTCGAGGCAAATTACCCTGACAGCGATGACGCAAATTATCGTGGCGCGTTACAAGAGAGTTTTTTCTTCTCTGCCTTACCTCTCGCGGTAAGCCAGAGAGTTTTTTCTTCTCTGCCTTACCTCTCGCGGTAAGCCAGATACTTTTTTCTTCTCTGCCTTACCTCCCGCGGTAAGCCAGATACTTTTTTCTTCTCTGCCTTACTTCCCGCGGTAAGCCAAAGACTTTTTTCTTCTCTGCCTTACCTTCCGCGGTAAGCCAAAGACTTTTTTCTTCTCTGCCTTACTTCCCGCGGTAAGCCAGAGACTTTTTTCTTTTCTGCCTTACCTCCCGCGGTAAGCCAAAGACTTTTTTCTTTTCTGCCTTACTTCCCGCGGTAAGCCAAAGACTTTTTTCTTCTCTGCCTTACCGCCCGCGGTAAGCCAAAGACTTTTTTCTTCTCTGCCTTACTTCCCGCGGTAAGCCAGAGACTTTTTTCTTTTCTGCCTTACCTCCCGCGGTAAGCCAGAGAGGACGGTGCGCCGGCTGCCGCGCATCATCCGGTTTGTCAGGGCGCAGAAGGCATCTCCCATGACGACATCCGGCGCGAGTTTTGAACAGGACTCAGGCGGGGAATTTGATGGAAATTACTAACCGCCCCGTCTGCGCGCGATTCTGGAAATCTTTGATGCGCGCAGACACCCCGCCTTGGAAAGGCGGGGAATGCGGCCAACTCAAATCAGCCAACTCAAATCAACCACCTCAAATCAGTCGGCTCAAATCAGCCGGCCCAAATCAGCCGGCTTAAATCAGCCGGCTTAAGCGAGTTCCTCAAGCCGCTGGTTTAGTAAAAGGTCGCGAAGCCTCCTTATGGATGCCCGCGCGGAGCGCGCTCCTTTTTCTTCCTCCTCCAAAAATCTCTTTCCCTTCACCGCTCCTTCGCTATACTGAGATCGCCCTTTGCGTTTCCCCAAACGCGCTTTGCTCGACCACATTCTCAATCTCCTGTTCCCAGTCACATGTTGCGTCTGTCATGCTCCAGTTCAGGAGCGCAGATGGGGAGGGGCATGTCCGGAATGCTGGTCCAGCCTGTTTCCGATCGAGCCGCCTTTCTGCAGTAAGTGCGGCGAACCCGCGCCCGCCATTGAAGGACTCTGCGGCGGCTGCCTGCGCGGTGATCATCTCTTCGACTTCGCCCGCTCCGCTCTGCTCTTCACGCACACCTTCCGCGAAATCATCCATCACCTGAAGTACGCCGACCGCGTGTCACTGGCAAAACCGCTCGGCCGCATCCTCAAGGAGTGCCTCAACGCCCACGACTTCCAGGGCGCCCTCATCCTGCCCGTCCCTCTCCACCGCTCGCGCGAACGCAGCCGCGGCTTCAACCAGTCCGAACTTATCGCCGCACAGCTCGGGCGGCCGGTTTCCACGCGTCTGCTCCGCCGGCGCAAGAACACGCCGAGCCAGACAGGCCTTTCACGCAACGAACGCAAACGAAACCTGGCCGGCGCATTCGAGCTCTCTGCAAAAGTCAGCGGAACGATCATCGTGGTCGACGACGTCTACACCACCGGCTCGACGATGAACGAAGTCACGCGCACCCTGAAACGTGGAGGAGCGGAAAGAGTGGAAGTGTTGACCGTGGCGCGCGTCGCCAACGAGGTTTACCGCGCGGAGGAAACCGACAACTCGGAAGGCGTGTCCATCACCCAATGAGACGTACTCTCCAGCAACTCGGCCACAAACCTCGTGTGCAGCGCGTGCCCTGCGCGGTGCGCCACGAGCCGCCCCAGGACCGGCTGCCCGATCAGAGCAAAGTCGCCAAGCAAATCCAGCGTCTTGTGCCGGACAAACTCATCCGGAAAACGGAGCGAGGTGTCGTTCAACATTCCTGTCTCGGTCAGCACGATGGCATTCTCGAGCGAGCCACCGCGGATCAGACCGCCCGCCTGCAGCTTTTCCACTTCGTCATAAAACCCGAAGGTCCGGGCGGGAGCAATGGAATCCGCGTAGTTCGTGCCGGTAAACTGCACGTCCACGCGCTGTTGTCCGATCAGCGGGTGAGGAAAATCGATGTCATACTGGATGGCGAACCTGTCGCAGGGATAGATCCCGATCGTCTTATCACCGTCGTGCAACACAAATTCCCTGGTAATCCGAATATATTGCCTTGGCTGGTCTTGCGGCTGGATCCCGACGCTCGCGATCGCTTCCGTAAAGGGCAGAGCGCTCCCGTCGAGGATGGGAACTTCGAAGTTATCGAGCTCGATGTACGCGTTGTCGATCCCGACGCCGTAGAGCGCCGACAGAATATGCTCGACGGTCGAAATCCAGACGCCGCGATTCATCAGAGTCGTGGCGTAGGAAACGCGGGCGACCGACCCCACATCCGCGCGGATCTCGAAATTGTCCAGATCGACGCGGCGAAAGACGATGCCTTTTCCGGCAGGAGCCGGCAAAACCCGAACCGTCGCATGCTCGCCAGTATGAAGCCCGATACCACTGAACTCGATCGGTTTCGCAATCGTCTGCTCGTGCATCCGTGGCATCGTGAGCAATTGACTGGCCGCGCAAACATACGTGAGCAATGAACAACTTACAAACCCAACACAGGCCCAAACCGTGTACATTTGTGCACAGCGTGTTGTGGATTAGCCGCGCATTTATTAAGGAATCATGATGAAACACCCTCTATTTCTCATCATCGACGGCATGTCGCAGGCGTATCGCGCCTATTTTGCGATTCGCGGACTCGCCACCACGCAGGGACTGCCGACCAACGCTGTGTATGGATTCGCCATTATGTTGAAACGGGTGATCGAAAAATACCCACCCGACTACATCTGTGTGGCACTCGACAGCCCGGAACGCACCGTCCGCCACGCGCAGTACGACCTTTATAAGGCGACGCGAAAGAAAATGCCGCCCGACCTCGCCCAGCAGCTGCCTTATTTACGGAAATTTTGTGAGGCGATGCGCATACCGGTACTCGCGATCCCGGGGCAGGAAGCCGACGATATCATCGCCACCGTCGCAACCCGGGCGGTAGCGAACGGCCTCTATCCCGTCGTCGTCACCCTCGACAAGGATCTGTATCAGTTAGTGGACACCATTCTGATTTTGAACACATCGAAGGACGACCTGGTCGTCGACCGGGAAAAAGTCGTCGAATTGTTCGGAGTGACGCCCGAACAGATCCCCGATCTACTCGGGCTCTGGGGGGACACCTCCGACAACGTGCCGGGAGCGCCCGGCATCGGCGAGAAAACCGCGCGCGACCTGGTGCAGAAATTCGGATCGATCGAGACGCTCCTCGAACGCACCGATGAAGTATCGAGTGCGAAGCAGCGCGCGTCGCTGGTGGAGAACCGGCAGCAGATCCTGCTCAGCAAACAGCTCGTGACCATCGATACGCAGGTTCCGGTCGACGTCGACTGGGAAGATCTCAAAGTGAAGGCCCCCGATCGCGCCATATTGATGCCGCTTTTGAAGGAACTCGAATTCACCGGGCTGATCAAAGAATATCTGCCGCCCGAAAGCGGCCCCACCATCGAAGTCGTCGAAAGCGAAATGCCGCCGGCCACTACCGGACAAGTCATCATCGACGTCCAGACCGACCGCGCCACGTTCTGGACCGGAGAGGGCGCCGTTCACAGCGTGCCTCTCGACAATCGCGTCAGTGCAATTCTCTCGAATCCGAATGTCCGCAAGATCACGTACGACCTCAAGACAGCGATGCTGAAGCTGAGGAGGCGTGGCCTGGACATCTCACCGCCTTACGACGATCCGCTGCTGATGGCGTATCTGCTGTTTCCGAATCGCGGAAAGTACGAGCTGGAAAATGTCGTCTTCGATCTGACAGGTCACACGGTCGCGCCGGGCGACGAACGCACGCCGTGGATCGGCCGGCTCTTCAAAGAGCTCGCTTCCCGCGTTGAACAGGAAGCCGCGAAACCCTACGCCGATATCGAGCTGCCGCTGTCGTCCGTGCTCGCCGAAGTGGAGACGGCGGGGATGAAGATCGATGTACCCGTCCTGGAACGTATGTCGGTGGAAATGGGAACCCAGCTCGAGGACCTCACCCGGCGGATCTGCGCGATTGCCGGCTGCGAGTTCAACATCAATTCTCCGCGCCAGCTCGGAGAGATCCTGTTCGACAAACTCAACCTGCCGCGGCCTCGCAAACTGAGAAAGTCGGGCCAGTACTCCACCGCCGTCGAAATTCTGGAAGAGCTGGCGGAAAAGCATGAATTGCCGCGACTGGTCCTGGAATACCGCCAGCTTTCGAAGTTCAAATCGACATATATCGATGTCATTCCGAAGCTGATCGATCCGGCGAGCGGCCGCCTCCACACCTCGTTTCACCAGGCGGCGGCATCCACGGGGCGGCTTTCGAGCAGCGATCCCAACCTTCAGAACATTCCGGTCCGCGCCGATCTCGGACGCAAAATTCGCGGCGCTTTCATTCCGGAAGCAGGCTTCAGCCTGGTCTCGGCCGATTATTCCCAGGTCGAGCTGCGGATTCTCGCGCATCTTTCGGGCGACGATCATCTCGCCGAAGCCTTCTCCGCCGGAGAAGACATCCATCGGCGCACGGCCGCTGCGGTGCTCGGCCTGACGATCGATCAGGTCACTTCCGCCCAGCGCGAACGCGCCAAGGCCGTCAATTTCGGGATTGTTTATGGGCAAACGCCGTATGGACTCGCGCAGCAACTCGGCATCAGCCCGGAAGAGGCCGCCGACTTCATCGAGAAATACTTCGCGCAGTATCAGGGGGTCCGGCGGTATATCGAGAACTGCCTGAGCCAGGCGCGCGACACCGGGGTTACGCGAACCCTGTTCGGCCGCCTCCGCCAGCACCCGGAGATCAATTCAAAGAACGGAATGCGCCGCAGTATGGCCGAGCGGACCGCGATCAATTCTCCGATCCAGGGGACCGCAGCGGACATCATCAAGATCGCGATGATCCGCATTGCTGAAGAATTACGCCAAAAGAAACTGAAAACCCGAATGGTGCTCCAGGTCCATGACGAGCTGATCTTTGAAGTTCCTGAAGACGAGCTGGCGGTCAGGGAAACGATTCGCGAAATGATGCAGAACGTCGTTCAGCTGAATGTTCCGCTTACTGTGGACGTCAAACAGGGAAAGACCTGGGAGCAGCTGGGGAAATAGCCGCAGATGACGCGGCTACCTTCTCTTGTTGATCGTCAGCTTCAATACCTCCGTCATGCACGCCGCGGCGGTCTTCATCTGGGCCGGCTCGAACGTCATTGAACCGAGGCGCATGAGGCTTTCTGCCATGCCGCCTTTGATCTCGAGGGTCTTGAACTGCAGTTTGGCCTGCGCCGCGAGCAACCGGGCTTTGTCCACGTCACCTTTTGCCATACGGACGTAAGCCAGACAAAAATCCACAACCGAAATCCAGTACGTGTTGGCTTCCGCTTCGAACATGGTCCGCGCGGAAACGGCGGCCGCTTCCGCCTCGGCAATCTGGTCGAGTTGCGCGAGCCCCATCGCGAGAAATGTGAGCGCCTTGGCATGTTCATACCGCATCGACAATTTCGCGAAACCATCGACGGCGCGGCTCGCAAAAATCACGGCCTCTTTCGGCTGGAGCAGATGCAGATGAATCTCGGCGCCATCGAGATCGCAGAGGTTCACGTGGTGCTGGCTGCCCATCTTCATGAAGTATTCACGGACAGCTCCGAACGATTCGATCGACTCGGGATAACGGCCCTGAAGGAACATCAGGTACGACTTGTTATATCGCGTCTGCATGAACAGTTCCTGCATATTGAACCGCGCGCTGAGTTCCTCCGCCGAGTTGTACATGGCCTCCGCTTCATCGAGCTGGTCGGTAAATGAAAGTCCGTTCGCGATATTCAGGTAACTCATCGCAACCGCCGGCCAATTCTTCAACTGTTCGAACAGGCCCCGCGCCTTCGAGTGAAAGCGCAACGCTTCGCGATGCTGTTCCCGCCGGTAATTGATGTTGCCGACATTGGTGTAGATCTTGGCCAAACCCAGCGAGTTATTGCGCGACTGGAACCAGCGTTCCGCTTCGCCGGCCGCCTCCATCGCCTCATCGTAGTTTCCGGTCATGTACAGCGCGGCCATGAATCCAAGGCGCGTGCGATTGGCCTGCTCCGGCGAGCCGCAGCTTTCGAACAGCGTGATTGCCTTCCGGTAATGGTCGAGGGACTGGCCGTACTGCTCATCCACGTTGAGCGTGTGGGCCATGAGCCGGCAGGCTTCCGCCAGCAGAGCCCGGTCGTTTGTCCGGGACGCCAGTTTGAGAGCGACGATCGATCGTGCGATCGCCTGCTGGGTTTGTTCGCTCCGCGGACCGCCGGAATAGACGTTCCGGCTGCGTATCGATTTCCAGACTTCGGCGATCTCGCCCTGCAGGCGGGCTCCATCGCCGGAATCGACGTAAGTCTTTAAATACGAGTCGGACCTGCTCATCAGGCATCGTATCGGCAGGAACCCTCATAAACATTAGCCCCTAAAGTTTTCGTGAATCTCACCGATAACGTCACAGAGTGAAAAAACTGTCGTTATCGGTGGTGATATGAAAAGGTTCCTCGCTGCATTTCTTCTGATTGTTTCAACTCAGCTCTCGGTATGGGCCGGTCCGCACCGGGTCATTGTCCAGGTCGCTCCCAATGCCCAGGCCCGCGCTATCGCCGGCGCCGTGGGCGGACAGGTGTTGCAAGCCATACCGGGGACGAACTTCTACCTGATGAGCGTCCCTTCGGCCGCGTCACTTGCAGCTGCCTCTCAATTGGGTGTGGTCGCTGTCGAAAACAATGCCCCGATCGCAGTTCAACCATCGGGAGCGATCGCTATCGTTCAGAGCTCCCAGGGAGCGGAATGGTACGCCGCGCAGCCCGCGATGCAACTGGTCCATGCGGCCAGAGCCGCGGCGGTTTCCAGCGGGCGTGGAATCGTTATCGCGGACATCAACGCGCGCATCGATTATGGCCATCCCGCGCTGATCGGCCATCTGACGTCCGGATACGATTTCGTGGCGGACCGGGCAGCGAACGGCGCGTCGTTAAATCAATCGTCGGCGAGTTTTCTGGACCAGTCTTCGGCGGGATTCCTGGATCAATCTTCCGCGGCATTTCTGGATCAGTCGACGGCGGCGTTCCTGGATCAATCGACGGCGAGTTTTCTCGACCAGTCTTCGGCCAGTTTTCTGGATGCTTCCAACCCGGCCCACGGTCACGCGACTTTCTGCGCCGGGATTCTTGCCGCTCTTGCTCCCAATGCCATGATCATGCCGCTCCGGGCGTTCGACGATAACGGCAACGCGGATGCCTTCACGATTGCGCGGGCCATTCTATACGCTGTCTCGAACGGCGCCGATGTCATCAACATGAGCTTCGGCATGGCATCCTCGTCGCAGGCCGTGCAGGCAGCGATCCAGATTGCCACAAATAAAGGAATTGTCGTCGTCGCCTCAGCCGGCAACGACAATAGCAGCACGCCGCAGTTCCCGGCTTCCCTCAATACGGTGCTCGGCGTTGCTGCTACCGATTTGAACGACAAAAAGGCAGCGTTCTCGAATTATGGCAACGACATCTTCGTCGATGCTCCGGGAGTGAACATCATTTCGGCGTACCCCGGCGGATACTACGCGATCGCGTCCGGTACATCTTTCAGCGCACCTTTCGTCTCCGCCGAAGCCGCGCTGCTTCTGTCCGAGAGCCGCAGAAATCCCGATAATCCGATGGCCAACGGCGCCGTCAACATCGACGCCCAAAACCCGGGGTTTAAGAATGAGCTCGGTACGGGACGAATCGACATGCTGCAGGCCGTCGAAAACGTGAGGTAAAGCGGCGCTGCAACATTCCCCGCCTTTGCAAGGCGGGGTGGCTGCGCCACCAGACAATGATCCCGTTCCTTAGCGGCGCAGACGGGGCGGTTGGTAAAATTCCATTAAAATCCCGCGCAGCGGCTCCTCATCAATTCGGCTGGTAAGTCCTCAACTCCATCATGATCTGCGGGGTCCCCAGCCCCTCCTCCAGCCCTTCATATTTCACCCAGAAGTGCGATGGCTCGACACTGAACCAGAAATACTCTTTCGGCAGAAACGACCTCACCAGATTCAGCGCGCCCAGTTGCGGGACCAGCTCGATCTTGAAGCACTCGAACTCTCCGGCCGGCGTCTTGACCATTTCCCTGCCCCGCATCTCGAGCTTGATGTTATAGAGCTTGGGTTCGTTGCTCAGGATATGCACGGTCTGGTTATGCCAATGGTCGAACGGCAGGAATCTCAAGATTCCGGCAATCCCCTCCGGCGCCAGCGTATCCGCAGGCACCGTCATTTGTTTCGATTCCACCACGCGCCCGTCGCGCTCGCGCTCATACTTCACCGAACCCTTCGATGGATCAAACGTCATCCGCTCCTTTCCGATCACTTTCCCGCTGCTGTCCTTGAACGTCTTCTCGGACCGCAGCGGCTTGAGAGGCCCGTCCGCGCTCCACAGGGCATCCGCTGCCCATGAGATCTGCCCGGTAAATCCCGAGTACTGCCCTTTTCCCTCCTCCGTGAAGTGCACAGCCGGACGTCCATTTTCCCGTGCCGGTTCCATCGTCCAACCTCCGGTCCAACGCTGCGCATTTCCTCCTCCGGACGTCACCATGGCGCCGCTCTCGCCGGCAATTGCCTGCGGAGCGGGAATGCCTTCAGGCCCGAGAAGCGCCAAAGCCAGAACAAATGACAGGATGATATTCATGGCTCGTTTTGAAACGCATTCGGAAACGCATTTCCTCCCCCCGATTCAAGCTATCACGTCTCTTGAACGACTTACAGTCGGCGGAATATGGGCAAGAACATGCAAAGCTAACCATACAAGGAGGAGGACATTGCAATCACGGACAGATCAAAGCGAGACCTCGCGGCACGTCATTCTGTCGAACGCCCGGGGCGTGGTAACGGAGTTTGAAAGGCTGCAGGCGGATGACTACATTATCCGTTGCCACAAATCGTCTGCAGAAGCCGGCGCTGTGCTGGAAACCGGCTCTTGGATTGGCTTTCGCTATCACGACGCGCATTGGAGCTTCGTGAAGCAGTGAAGCCTCGGGGGTGGATCTCTCCCAGCCCACCCCACTTTTTTCCCCCTCCGGATTTACAATCTCCCAGTTTGCTATTCGACTGGGAGGACCTTAAATGGATGCAGCTCTACTGCGCGATCTTCTTCACCCCGACGTTTCGATTCTCGAAAAAATCATCCGGCCGATTCTGGTTTATCTGTTCCTGATCATTTCGCTGCGCCTTGCCGGCAAGCGGGAACTGGCGCAGCTCAATCCATTCGACCTGGTCGTCTTGATGACACTCTCCAACACTGTCCAGAACGCCATCATCGGTAACGACAATTCGCTGCTCGGCGGCCTGATCGGCGCCACCACCCTTCTGGCCATGAACTATGTCGTCATCCGGTTTCTCTATTCGCACGAGACCATCGACCGCTTTGTCGAAGGCAATCCCGACGTTCTGATGGAAAATGGCCAGCTCCAGCGGCAACGTTTGAAAAAAGAACTGATCACCGTCACCGAGCTGGAAGAAGCGGCCCATAAGCAGGGTTTCTCCTCCCTCGAAGAGATCGACCGCGTCGTGCTCGAATCCGGCGGCACCCTCACTTTCGTCCCGAAAAAACCGGCCAGAGAAGAAGTGGAATTCAAAGAGGTCCTGCGCCGCCTCGACCTGATTGCACAGGACCTGGCGGAATTGAAAAGGTAGGACGGTGTGCGGATTAGCGTTTCCGCGATATGGCCGAACGGCCGCGGCTCCCGCCACGTTTTGGGGCCGCCCCTGGCTTCCTGGCAAGCCGCGCTTTCAATTCGTCCATCGAGAGCGTCGGGCCCCCTTCGGCGCGAATGCGCTGCACCTCCGCAATGTCATATTGGTCTTCGAGATACTCCATCGTTTCCACATCTTCAACCGGAACGATAGCCGCCACATTCTTGCCGTGCCGTGTGACAAGGATGCGTTCCTTGCCAAAGGCTGCCCGGTTCACAATTTCCGCAATGTGGTCCCGCATGTCTTTCACCGACACCCTATTCATGACTCAAAGCTCCTTCGTCGTGAACTTCATAGATCACGCGGTAATCCCCGATCCGGATCCGATAGACCGGGTCTCCGGAAGTCGCCAGCTGCGTCATGCCCGAAGGCCGGGGATGAGACGGCAATGCCGCGATTTTCTTCAGGATTCGGCTGCAATGATCACCGATGAACCGTCGCGACAACACTCCGACGTCGATACTCAGTTCGTCTATAATTCCCTGGGTGAACTGGGGAGCGGGTTTAAGCTAAGATGGTGAGCGACTCGTAAAGGTCTCGGGCGCGTAGCTCAGTTGGAATGAGCGCTACCTTGACACGGTAGAGGTCATCGGTTCGATCCCGGTCGCGCCCATTTTCATTCCTCAGAATAATCAAGAGTTTACGGTTTGTTCCGCCTGTCCTACATTCCCCATCCCCAGCAATTTGGGAACACTTGGGAACAACAATAGCTTGTCCAGCTTCTCCACGGCGTCTCTCTGTGCGTCAGGAAGAACATGCGTGTAGATCGATAGAGTGATCCGCGGGTCTGCGTGCCCAAGCTGAGCCTGTGTCACGGCAACAGGAACCCCAAGCGGAGAAAGGAGCGTACCGTGGAGGTGGCGAAACATATGCCAACTGATCCTCGGGATCTTGAGAGCATCACACGCTGGATAGATATTCCGCTTGAGCAGATTTTTGTCGCTCAGTGGCTTTCCACGCCGTGTTGAAAACACAAGATCCCTCGGCGATGATCCTGCGGACACTTGATTGCCTCTGCGAAACATAATTGCTTTGCAGACTCTTTCGGAATCCGGAACAACTGTGACGACTTTTCGGGGTCTCGGCGCTCCTTTGCCTGAATTGGAAAAGCGCTTAAGGTTACAGACTCACGCATTGTTGATCTTGTCATCGCAAGAAATCGAAGGGCCAATCGTCCACTTCAGTGCCGATGGTACTGGGTATGAAGTAACGATCGGGTCCACACTCTGATTATCGGAGGCTGCCTTTGCCCTTCCGGTTCCCGCCCAACATCGTCACCCTGCCTTGTTTCGCCTATCCGTTGACCCCGTCTGATAGAATTCGTCTGCCGATCTTCAGCAGATCATGGTAGGAACGAAGCTCGCACATTATGAAATCACCGGTCACCTGGGAACCGGCGGAATGGGTGAGGTGTATCAGGCCACAGACATGAAGCTAGGCCGCAGCGTCGCCATCAAACTCCTGCCTGAAGCATTTATTCATGATGCCGAACGGGCCGCACGGTTTGAACGGGAGGCGCGTGTTCTGGCGTCATTGAATCATCTCAACATCGCAACCATTCACGGTATCGAACAGTCCGGCGGCCGGACGTTTCTTGTGATGGAACTGGTGCCTGGAGAGACCCTGGCCGAGCGCATCAAGCGCGGTCCGATACCTTTGGATGAAGCCCTGAGCATTGCGACGAAGATTGTCGAAGGATTGGAAGCAGCGCATGAAAAAGGGATCATCCACCGCGACCTCAAGCCGGCCAACGTCAAGGTCAGAGACGACGGCGCCGTCAAGGTTCTCGATTTCGGCCTGGCGAAGATGGAGACTGCATCAACTACCGCCGACGACGACTCACCGACGCTGTCGGCGCTCACGCAACCCGGCGTCATCTTCGGCACTGCTGCTTATATGAGCCCGGAACAGGCTTGCGGCAGACCTATCGACTCGCGTGCGGATATATGGGCTTTCGGCGTGATGCTGTACGAGATGGTCACAGCGCGGCGCCCGTTCAAGGGCGAAGACCTCAGTGAAACGCTGGCCAGTGTGGTGAAAGAAGCGCCTGATATGAACGCAGTTCCGCGGAAACTCCGCC contains:
- a CDS encoding type II toxin-antitoxin system Phd/YefM family antitoxin, with amino-acid sequence MNRVSVKDMRDHIAEIVNRAAFGKERILVTRHGKNVAAIVPVEDVETMEYLEDQYDIAEVQRIRAEGGPTLSMDELKARLARKPGAAPKRGGSRGRSAISRKR
- a CDS encoding S8 family serine peptidase, which codes for MKRFLAAFLLIVSTQLSVWAGPHRVIVQVAPNAQARAIAGAVGGQVLQAIPGTNFYLMSVPSAASLAAASQLGVVAVENNAPIAVQPSGAIAIVQSSQGAEWYAAQPAMQLVHAARAAAVSSGRGIVIADINARIDYGHPALIGHLTSGYDFVADRAANGASLNQSSASFLDQSSAGFLDQSSAAFLDQSTAAFLDQSTASFLDQSSASFLDASNPAHGHATFCAGILAALAPNAMIMPLRAFDDNGNADAFTIARAILYAVSNGADVINMSFGMASSSQAVQAAIQIATNKGIVVVASAGNDNSSTPQFPASLNTVLGVAATDLNDKKAAFSNYGNDIFVDAPGVNIISAYPGGYYAIASGTSFSAPFVSAEAALLLSESRRNPDNPMANGAVNIDAQNPGFKNELGTGRIDMLQAVENVR
- a CDS encoding YetF domain-containing protein, coding for MDAALLRDLLHPDVSILEKIIRPILVYLFLIISLRLAGKRELAQLNPFDLVVLMTLSNTVQNAIIGNDNSLLGGLIGATTLLAMNYVVIRFLYSHETIDRFVEGNPDVLMENGQLQRQRLKKELITVTELEEAAHKQGFSSLEEIDRVVLESGGTLTFVPKKPAREEVEFKEVLRRLDLIAQDLAELKR
- a CDS encoding DUF3108 domain-containing protein; this translates as MNIILSFVLALALLGPEGIPAPQAIAGESGAMVTSGGGNAQRWTGGWTMEPARENGRPAVHFTEEGKGQYSGFTGQISWAADALWSADGPLKPLRSEKTFKDSSGKVIGKERMTFDPSKGSVKYERERDGRVVESKQMTVPADTLAPEGIAGILRFLPFDHWHNQTVHILSNEPKLYNIKLEMRGREMVKTPAGEFECFKIELVPQLGALNLVRSFLPKEYFWFSVEPSHFWVKYEGLEEGLGTPQIMMELRTYQPN
- the lpxC gene encoding UDP-3-O-acyl-N-acetylglucosamine deacetylase; its protein translation is MPRMHEQTIAKPIEFSGIGLHTGEHATVRVLPAPAGKGIVFRRVDLDNFEIRADVGSVARVSYATTLMNRGVWISTVEHILSALYGVGIDNAYIELDNFEVPILDGSALPFTEAIASVGIQPQDQPRQYIRITREFVLHDGDKTIGIYPCDRFAIQYDIDFPHPLIGQQRVDVQFTGTNYADSIAPARTFGFYDEVEKLQAGGLIRGGSLENAIVLTETGMLNDTSLRFPDEFVRHKTLDLLGDFALIGQPVLGRLVAHRAGHALHTRFVAELLESTSHWVMDTPSELSVSSAR
- a CDS encoding ComF family protein; amino-acid sequence: MRFPKRALLDHILNLLFPVTCCVCHAPVQERRWGGACPECWSSLFPIEPPFCSKCGEPAPAIEGLCGGCLRGDHLFDFARSALLFTHTFREIIHHLKYADRVSLAKPLGRILKECLNAHDFQGALILPVPLHRSRERSRGFNQSELIAAQLGRPVSTRLLRRRKNTPSQTGLSRNERKRNLAGAFELSAKVSGTIIVVDDVYTTGSTMNEVTRTLKRGGAERVEVLTVARVANEVYRAEETDNSEGVSITQ
- a CDS encoding tetratricopeptide repeat protein, with the protein product MSRSDSYLKTYVDSGDGARLQGEIAEVWKSIRSRNVYSGGPRSEQTQQAIARSIVALKLASRTNDRALLAEACRLMAHTLNVDEQYGQSLDHYRKAITLFESCGSPEQANRTRLGFMAALYMTGNYDEAMEAAGEAERWFQSRNNSLGLAKIYTNVGNINYRREQHREALRFHSKARGLFEQLKNWPAVAMSYLNIANGLSFTDQLDEAEAMYNSAEELSARFNMQELFMQTRYNKSYLMFLQGRYPESIESFGAVREYFMKMGSQHHVNLCDLDGAEIHLHLLQPKEAVIFASRAVDGFAKLSMRYEHAKALTFLAMGLAQLDQIAEAEAAAVSARTMFEAEANTYWISVVDFCLAYVRMAKGDVDKARLLAAQAKLQFKTLEIKGGMAESLMRLGSMTFEPAQMKTAAACMTEVLKLTINKRR
- a CDS encoding type II toxin-antitoxin system RelE/ParE family toxin, with product MLSRRFIGDHCSRILKKIAALPSHPRPSGMTQLATSGDPVYRIRIGDYRVIYEVHDEGALSHE
- the polA gene encoding DNA polymerase I; translation: MMKHPLFLIIDGMSQAYRAYFAIRGLATTQGLPTNAVYGFAIMLKRVIEKYPPDYICVALDSPERTVRHAQYDLYKATRKKMPPDLAQQLPYLRKFCEAMRIPVLAIPGQEADDIIATVATRAVANGLYPVVVTLDKDLYQLVDTILILNTSKDDLVVDREKVVELFGVTPEQIPDLLGLWGDTSDNVPGAPGIGEKTARDLVQKFGSIETLLERTDEVSSAKQRASLVENRQQILLSKQLVTIDTQVPVDVDWEDLKVKAPDRAILMPLLKELEFTGLIKEYLPPESGPTIEVVESEMPPATTGQVIIDVQTDRATFWTGEGAVHSVPLDNRVSAILSNPNVRKITYDLKTAMLKLRRRGLDISPPYDDPLLMAYLLFPNRGKYELENVVFDLTGHTVAPGDERTPWIGRLFKELASRVEQEAAKPYADIELPLSSVLAEVETAGMKIDVPVLERMSVEMGTQLEDLTRRICAIAGCEFNINSPRQLGEILFDKLNLPRPRKLRKSGQYSTAVEILEELAEKHELPRLVLEYRQLSKFKSTYIDVIPKLIDPASGRLHTSFHQAAASTGRLSSSDPNLQNIPVRADLGRKIRGAFIPEAGFSLVSADYSQVELRILAHLSGDDHLAEAFSAGEDIHRRTAAAVLGLTIDQVTSAQRERAKAVNFGIVYGQTPYGLAQQLGISPEEAADFIEKYFAQYQGVRRYIENCLSQARDTGVTRTLFGRLRQHPEINSKNGMRRSMAERTAINSPIQGTAADIIKIAMIRIAEELRQKKLKTRMVLQVHDELIFEVPEDELAVRETIREMMQNVVQLNVPLTVDVKQGKTWEQLGK